The window ACAACACAGGTCACTGTTGTGTCTGGAATTAGCTCTCTCTCACTTGGTCTATCTACACCCACTGTTGACAGCAACACCACTTGCTATGGATGACAAGTAGCATCCAACAACCATGAATCTAGTCAAGATTTACAGTCTCTTTGGACTCCTCCCATTTTCCAGTGAAACAGGATCATGCTCTAACTGTGGCATTCCTGCACTCCACTGATCCTGATGTGACTCCCCAGGGGTTGATCCTCCCATCTCACAGAGATGGGATTCATATATCATTCACTTTCATGCTTTCATATcttaggtgggggggggggggggcaacttttcatgatataaataaatggcATCCATATTTTAAGTCATTAAATAATGGAAAAAAAAGCCCCCCCTTTTTACAACCTCAAAACTCAGCCACAACAAAGACCAGTGGGAAGAAGCAAAAGAACAAATGCATCACAACCAACCTTCGTCGTCAAAAGGAGAAAGGCTAAAGTATTCGGTAGATTAAACAAAAGGTCGACAGCAGCCACTCGGGTGTCAGACCTCTTTGCCCTCCTTCCAACGCCCCACTCACCACCATTTACTTAGAAAAATTGATCCCATCCTTCCTCCCCCCACCATTAAAAGACTACATGATTACTTATTATACATACATAAAAAAGGCTTGCTTTTCGAAAGCCCCCTCAGTGGCTCCCCTCGTAAATTAGTTCAACTTCGAGGTTCAAAACAAATCCCCTGAAAGCTATTGGTGATCTAAATGTGGATCAATATTACTGTCGCGCGTGTAAGATTTCTGTGCGGGAGCAATCCCGCCGTCCGTGTACTGCGAAACCAATCTCAAGGATTGCGTGGCAAGATCGCTGGTTATCTACGAAGAGATCGATGTAGAAGTCGTTGCCTTGTTTACCCGATACGCATACCCGTGTTTTTATTGGACAAGAATGTTTGTCTCTGTGGGACCCACGAAAGGGGTGCAATTTTTGGGACCTTAAGTTCCGGTTTTGCCCCCGAATGATGACGATGGAGCTCTTTAAAGAAAACTGTTTCTTAGCGAGACTGCTGCTTCTGTTCACTCTTCTCTCCTGTCGTTTGGAGGAGGCGTTCCAAGAACTCCCTTGAGTGCTCGAGCTCGTCGATGGGTGGCCGGAGACCGGCGGCTGAGGAGGAGGGGAGGGCGGCGAGGGGGAGGAAGAGGGGCGGCGGGCTGCGGACCATGCAGGCGGGACGGGGCTCTTGCCGCGGCAGCTAGGCTCGCTCGGATTGCCGAAGCCGGCGGCATCCACCTTTTCTCTCTctaagctcctcctcctcctcctcttctttctcttggttttggcttCAAGTCGCCTTCTTGCTTTGGGTTTGGCGGCAAAAGTTGGGTTCTTTATTTTTGGTTGGGCCGAGCGAGTGCGGTCGTTGGGTCTCTCCTTGCGGATCGATGGGAGTGCCGCTGAGAGAGGCTCTGAGGCGACTGTGCCTTGAGTTCGGGTGGTCGTACGCGGTTTTCTGGAGGGTCACCGGCTTCGGGAGTCCAATGTAAGTTCGAAAGATCGATCGCGATCATGTCTTTTATTGCGTGGTAGTGTTAAAAGTCGCCTTTGCGGATCTTGATGAATTAGGAAAGGTTTCTACTTTATGATAGTCTTTTGAGTAATTGATGGATAGTTATTGCTTAAATATTCATGACTCAGATAAGATTATTCTGTGCTTATTTGGCTATCTTTGAAATAAAAGGacgatttttatgtttttattctGTTTTTTCACTTACCTTTCTCTTCGATTGACGTATGGAGATATAAAGTGATTTCAATATTTCCATGACAGAAGCTGGTAAAAAGTTTTGATCTTGGAGTTAGGTCTTGCTTCGATGATATTATgacagctttggtctattgtgagATTTCTGTAATGTTGCCGTTTGGCTGTGATCTTAGTATGAGTGAAAGCATGCAATCCTGATTTATTTTTCTTCCCTAAGCTTTTGAATTAGATGttctgattcttgttttatggAACCTTTTGTGAAACTTGGCAGGCATTTGATCTGGGAAGATGGGTATTGTGACCAGAACCCGGGCATGCCTAGATCTAAAGTTTCAGAGTTGCTACTTAAGGAACAGGGAGTGATTAAAAGCACCGACTCGTTCTTGGAGTTAGGCTGTCAAGCAGATGATGGACTAGGTGTTCTGGTTCACAAGATTATGGCATCCCAGGTCCATGTTGTTGGAGATGGGTGTGTGGATTTGCATCTGGTCATTCTTGGTTTTGGCTTCTTTTTTTCCTTAAACTTTGTCTTCTTCTAAGTTGCAATGGGCTTCTCTGTCTTTTTTGAGGGTTACTTAATGGACTTCTTTATTTCAGGTTAGTAGGACATGCAGCTTCAATGGGAAAACATCAGTGGATCAATCAGAATAACCTTGATAAATTTGGCTTCGTATCCAAGGTATCCCTCTTGATGTTTTCATTATCTAGTTAGAGGTTCAACAAAGGATCATAAGTTTTTAATGTTTGTTTAGGCGGGCAGTGAAATCTGCAACACATTGTAGTTACCACTTGTGTGCATTAATCATCTAGTCAGTTCTGCAACACATTGGATAGTTCAGAGGTGTTGTGTTTCTGTTCATGGTTCTTGATAATGATATATATGCTATAGTATTATCTTGTTGCACTCTCTTGTGGTTCTTAAAAGGTGTAGATCTATTAAGATAATACGTACATATTACCACTTGACTAAATGGCTTTTTTTTTACTATGTTTGGTCCGAACCAGATTCTGGTTTGGTGGAATCAATTGTTACTGCAAActcaaaaaagaaataaaaatgatttcacTGAGTGCTAAAGAATTGAGGTTGGATCTTAGCAGAAATCTACAAATTCTAGAATGCATTTTGTAACCGAGTATAGTGCACATTATTCTTGAATTAGGTTACGCAACGTCTGTACCATAACTAAGAGAACTATTAATATTAACAAATCTTAACCCTTGGTCTAAGGCACAAAGCTACTTTTTCCCCTTAATTTTTGATATGTTTTTTGTGGTTGGGCCTATACCTCTTGCCAAGGTTTGCAATTTCAGTCCATACCAACGTACCGAGCCTTGCTCGGTACGGTATATACCGAGGCATACCGATGGTATGCCATAGCGTATTGAGCTGTACACTTAAAATAGCTGAAAACACTAATATTATATTAGTGGTTTCagctattttagctaaaatagctAAAAAGTCAGTAACAGTCGAAATCGATTGTTACCGCTTGGTACAGGTCGGTAATAATAAAAATCAACTGGTCCTACCCAATACaagtcggtaacgatcgaaatctcgACCATTATCGCCCGATAAAGGGCGGTTTACATGCCAAGAGGCTCTTGGACTAGTACATACCGCCTGTACCGAGCAGTAGACATCGAAATTAGAAACCATGGCTCTTGCGATGACCCTTGGTCAATTTTGATTTCCCTTGTTTATATCTTGTAATTATATAGATTGAAACAGTCATTCATTGAATCCACAATTAGGAATAGTTCCATTATGTTGCTCAGTGATACTTGAAAATCTGGTTATATATGTATGCCTATCATCTAGTAACTAGTATTCCAGTCAGCTTTTGTGTTGGGTCTCTCACATTTATTCCACATCTGGATTCCTTTATTGAACATCTGGTATTGCTATCTTGATCAAGCCCTTGTTCAAAAGAATCTAATACCTCCTGATTTTCTGTAAAAACTTTAATTATAGTGCTTGATGACATTCTTAGCTGATGTAATCATATTATTTTTCAGGGTTTTGCTGATATGAACTGCCAAGTTTTAGCAGGCATTCAGGTCAGAGTTTTCTCTAGACATTTCTTGTTATTCTCACTTTATTTCTTCTTCTGTGATCATGGTTATACTGTGCTATTTGCTGTTATTCTTAACTGATGTGCTGATGAGTTGCATGTTTGCAGACAGTCGTAGTTGTTCCTGTGCTTCCCTTTGGAGTCATACAACTTGGTTCTACCCAAATGGTACATCGACTTCCAATCCATTTCAGTTATAATAACAAGTTGCAAGTAGATCCTGACTAAGATCTTTCATAAACAACTACAATGGAGgaaaaaacataacatgcaatgTTCAGCAGTTTTATATTTTTGGTTATGATTGTGTGTTGCTGGCATGCCTGCTCCTCTGTTCAGACAAATTTTCACATGAGAATTACACTACTGAATTCAGATGAATATTCTTATAGTCAAAAGTCAGAAGCTTTTTCTTGTCATAGTCGGTGTCTTCTGATCTGCGTGTGTAAATCTGGAACTCAATTTTACCCTTGACTGCAGGTTCTGGAAAACATCGAGTTTGTTGATCATGTGAAAAGTTTGTTAATAAAGCTAAAGTGTGGACCAAGGGCTCTTTCATCTGATATCACTCAGAAAGCTTTGCAGGAAAAAAGTCAAATATATTCTTCACCTGGCAAGCTGATTTCTGGTTGCCAATCTACAGATGTTTGCACTAGGGTAGACAACATATGGCCTATCACTGCTGGTGGATGCTGCTCTGGGCTCACCAGTCCTCCTGCTCCAAAATCTTTTACTGAATCCTTATCTTCAGTATCATCACAATTAAATAAAAAACATCAGTCCACTGTTCGTGAAGTGATGTCAAGCAAACAGACACTGAAAACCACAGATACTTTAGGTAAATCCCCTGTGCAAAGTACTCAGGACAGATTTTGCAAACTAGATATGGACCGTGTCCGGCAGGTACCACCAGCTGATATGGGCTCTGAATGTCAAAATGAGTCTTCTACTTTGAACTCAGTTCTCTTATCTGATAGCTTGAAAGCCCTGGAAGAAGAACTCATGTTAACATCAGCTCTGGGAGCAATAGAAACTACCAACAATTTACCTACTTCACTGGAAGAGGCCAAGAATTCTCCATTAAATCTTAAAAGTGTATCATCCAACAATTCGGATAAACTTGGTAGTGTTGGTTTTCTTTCCTTTGGAGTTAATGGATGCTCAAATTCATGTGCTAATGTATCTGCACATGGGATACCTCCGGTTCTACTCCAAACAAGCTATTCACTCAGAAATCCGGGTATTTCAGAAGTTTCTGAGACTGACCAGCCTTTCCCCATCAACAAAGTTTCTCATGGTGTGTCAAATGCAGGAACACTAAAAGAAAACAATGATTTAGTTGAAGCTTCTTGTATCCTATCATCTGGATCTGATACGCGGGCTTCTTGCTCAGACTTGCTTCCTGAaatttttcaaagcaatctagatCTTGTTTGGCGAGATCAAAGATGCAAAAATGTTTGTCATGAGCCAAATGTTACTTGTCCAGTTGATAACTGTAGTAATGTGCAATATTTGACTGAATACAAGCCTCTACATACACCAAAGAATGATACTTTACTGTTGCCTCTGGAATTTGCTTCAAGCTGTGATCTATTTTCTATGTTGGGTTTTGGCCAGAGGACACATTGCTCAAATGGCAGTTTGGATGATGTTTTAGAGCATAAGGACAGCGCAAGTTCTTGCAAACTGGGTACACATATGCCTAAGCTCCCAACAGATTCAGATGCTTGTCCTGTCGTTGGTTCGAGTGATCAGATATCTTGTTCTGGGCTATTTTCCGCAGCTGACAGTGATCAACTACTGGATGCCATAGTCTCAAAGGTCAACCCAAAAGCCAAGCAGGAGACAGATGATGACCTTTCTTTTAAGGCTTCCTTATCCAAAAATCATAGTTCTCATTATGCTGGATCTCCTGATCATGGCCAAG of the Musa acuminata AAA Group cultivar baxijiao chromosome BXJ2-10, Cavendish_Baxijiao_AAA, whole genome shotgun sequence genome contains:
- the LOC135624592 gene encoding uncharacterized protein LOC135624592 isoform X4 is translated as MLLEMVGHAASMGKHQWINQNNLDKFGFVSKGFADMNCQVLAGIQTVVVVPVLPFGVIQLGSTQMVLENIEFVDHVKSLLIKLKCGPRALSSDITQKALQEKSQIYSSPGKLISGCQSTDVCTRVDNIWPITAGGCCSGLTSPPAPKSFTESLSSVSSQLNKKHQSTVREVMSSKQTLKTTDTLGKSPVQSTQDRFCKLDMDRVRQVPPADMGSECQNESSTLNSVLLSDSLKALEEELMLTSALGAIETTNNLPTSLEEAKNSPLNLKSVSSNNSDKLGSVGFLSFGVNGCSNSCANVSAHGIPPVLLQTSYSLRNPGISEVSETDQPFPINKVSHGVSNAGTLKENNDLVEASCILSSGSDTRASCSDLLPEIFQSNLDLVWRDQRCKNVCHEPNVTCPVDNCSNVQYLTEYKPLHTPKNDTLLLPLEFASSCDLFSMLGFGQRTHCSNGSLDDVLEHKDSASSCKLGTHMPKLPTDSDACPVVGSSDQISCSGLFSAADSDQLLDAIVSKVNPKAKQETDDDLSFKASLSKNHSSHYAGSPDHGQVHLSKQSKDGLVGFLPVPVKTEPASSSYGKSSCSFEEVGEYPQNSGLHRSQISARVENIQNVKYEFVSDSDSKKVADLGKLNRKRPRPGESPRPRPKDRQMIQDRIKELREIVPNGSKCSIDALLEKTIKHMLFLQSVTKHGDKLKVTGEPKISNKEGGLLLKDNFEGGATWAFEVGTQPTICPIVVEDLNPPRQMLVEMLCEDRGFFLEIADFIRGLGLTILKGVMEARKNKVWARFAVEANRDMTRMEIFLSLVQLLEPASESVAAPSSAAANINTAPTVFHQTSVPARVV
- the LOC135624592 gene encoding transcription factor LHW-like isoform X2, with the translated sequence MNNRHLIWEDGYCDQNPGMPRSKVSELLLKEQGVIKSTDSFLELGCQADDGLGVLVHKIMASQVHVVGDGLVGHAASMGKHQWINQNNLDKFGFVSKGFADMNCQVLAGIQTVVVVPVLPFGVIQLGSTQMVLENIEFVDHVKSLLIKLKCGPRALSSDITQKALQEKSQIYSSPGKLISGCQSTDVCTRVDNIWPITAGGCCSGLTSPPAPKSFTESLSSVSSQLNKKHQSTVREVMSSKQTLKTTDTLGKSPVQSTQDRFCKLDMDRVRQVPPADMGSECQNESSTLNSVLLSDSLKALEEELMLTSALGAIETTNNLPTSLEEAKNSPLNLKSVSSNNSDKLGSVGFLSFGVNGCSNSCANVSAHGIPPVLLQTSYSLRNPGISEVSETDQPFPINKVSHGVSNAGTLKENNDLVEASCILSSGSDTRASCSDLLPEIFQSNLDLVWRDQRCKNVCHEPNVTCPVDNCSNVQYLTEYKPLHTPKNDTLLLPLEFASSCDLFSMLGFGQRTHCSNGSLDDVLEHKDSASSCKLGTHMPKLPTDSDACPVVGSSDQISCSGLFSAADSDQLLDAIVSKVNPKAKQETDDDLSFKASLSKNHSSHYAGSPDHGQVHLSKQSKDGLVGFLPVPVKTEPASSSYGKSSCSFEEVGEYPQNSGLHRSQISARVENIQNVKYEFVSDSDSKKVADLGKLNRKRPRPGESPRPRPKDRQMIQDRIKELREIVPNGSKCSIDALLEKTIKHMLFLQSVTKHGDKLKVTGEPKISNKEGGLLLKDNFEGGATWAFEVGTQPTICPIVVEDLNPPRQMLVEMLCEDRGFFLEIADFIRGLGLTILKGVMEARKNKVWARFAVEANRDMTRMEIFLSLVQLLEPASESVAAPSSAAANINTAPTVFHQTSVPARVV
- the LOC135624592 gene encoding transcription factor LHW-like isoform X1, encoding MGVPLREALRRLCLEFGWSYAVFWRVTGFGSPMHLIWEDGYCDQNPGMPRSKVSELLLKEQGVIKSTDSFLELGCQADDGLGVLVHKIMASQVHVVGDGLVGHAASMGKHQWINQNNLDKFGFVSKGFADMNCQVLAGIQTVVVVPVLPFGVIQLGSTQMVLENIEFVDHVKSLLIKLKCGPRALSSDITQKALQEKSQIYSSPGKLISGCQSTDVCTRVDNIWPITAGGCCSGLTSPPAPKSFTESLSSVSSQLNKKHQSTVREVMSSKQTLKTTDTLGKSPVQSTQDRFCKLDMDRVRQVPPADMGSECQNESSTLNSVLLSDSLKALEEELMLTSALGAIETTNNLPTSLEEAKNSPLNLKSVSSNNSDKLGSVGFLSFGVNGCSNSCANVSAHGIPPVLLQTSYSLRNPGISEVSETDQPFPINKVSHGVSNAGTLKENNDLVEASCILSSGSDTRASCSDLLPEIFQSNLDLVWRDQRCKNVCHEPNVTCPVDNCSNVQYLTEYKPLHTPKNDTLLLPLEFASSCDLFSMLGFGQRTHCSNGSLDDVLEHKDSASSCKLGTHMPKLPTDSDACPVVGSSDQISCSGLFSAADSDQLLDAIVSKVNPKAKQETDDDLSFKASLSKNHSSHYAGSPDHGQVHLSKQSKDGLVGFLPVPVKTEPASSSYGKSSCSFEEVGEYPQNSGLHRSQISARVENIQNVKYEFVSDSDSKKVADLGKLNRKRPRPGESPRPRPKDRQMIQDRIKELREIVPNGSKCSIDALLEKTIKHMLFLQSVTKHGDKLKVTGEPKISNKEGGLLLKDNFEGGATWAFEVGTQPTICPIVVEDLNPPRQMLVEMLCEDRGFFLEIADFIRGLGLTILKGVMEARKNKVWARFAVEANRDMTRMEIFLSLVQLLEPASESVAAPSSAAANINTAPTVFHQTSVPARVV
- the LOC135624592 gene encoding uncharacterized protein LOC135624592 isoform X3 — its product is MLLEMGVWICIWLVGHAASMGKHQWINQNNLDKFGFVSKGFADMNCQVLAGIQTVVVVPVLPFGVIQLGSTQMVLENIEFVDHVKSLLIKLKCGPRALSSDITQKALQEKSQIYSSPGKLISGCQSTDVCTRVDNIWPITAGGCCSGLTSPPAPKSFTESLSSVSSQLNKKHQSTVREVMSSKQTLKTTDTLGKSPVQSTQDRFCKLDMDRVRQVPPADMGSECQNESSTLNSVLLSDSLKALEEELMLTSALGAIETTNNLPTSLEEAKNSPLNLKSVSSNNSDKLGSVGFLSFGVNGCSNSCANVSAHGIPPVLLQTSYSLRNPGISEVSETDQPFPINKVSHGVSNAGTLKENNDLVEASCILSSGSDTRASCSDLLPEIFQSNLDLVWRDQRCKNVCHEPNVTCPVDNCSNVQYLTEYKPLHTPKNDTLLLPLEFASSCDLFSMLGFGQRTHCSNGSLDDVLEHKDSASSCKLGTHMPKLPTDSDACPVVGSSDQISCSGLFSAADSDQLLDAIVSKVNPKAKQETDDDLSFKASLSKNHSSHYAGSPDHGQVHLSKQSKDGLVGFLPVPVKTEPASSSYGKSSCSFEEVGEYPQNSGLHRSQISARVENIQNVKYEFVSDSDSKKVADLGKLNRKRPRPGESPRPRPKDRQMIQDRIKELREIVPNGSKCSIDALLEKTIKHMLFLQSVTKHGDKLKVTGEPKISNKEGGLLLKDNFEGGATWAFEVGTQPTICPIVVEDLNPPRQMLVEMLCEDRGFFLEIADFIRGLGLTILKGVMEARKNKVWARFAVEANRDMTRMEIFLSLVQLLEPASESVAAPSSAAANINTAPTVFHQTSVPARVV